A genomic stretch from Pontivivens ytuae includes:
- a CDS encoding GNAT family N-acetyltransferase: MSFVRAPARTETDRIAALWHEGWHDAHADVVPAELVALRTRDSFAPRLDTLWPGLRVSGAAEAPTGLCIIKGDELNQLFVSRAARGTGIARALLDDGEQRLRAAGVRTAWLACAIGNARAARFYEKSGWTLRGRSLVDLSASDYAFPLEVLRYEKRLA; encoded by the coding sequence ATGTCCTTTGTCCGCGCCCCTGCCCGAACCGAGACGGACCGCATCGCGGCGCTGTGGCACGAGGGCTGGCACGACGCCCATGCCGATGTCGTCCCGGCGGAGCTCGTGGCCCTTCGCACACGCGACAGCTTTGCCCCACGGCTCGACACGCTCTGGCCCGGCCTGCGGGTCAGCGGCGCGGCCGAGGCGCCGACAGGCCTCTGCATCATCAAGGGCGACGAACTCAACCAGCTCTTCGTCAGCCGCGCCGCCCGCGGAACCGGCATCGCCCGCGCGCTCCTCGACGACGGGGAGCAGCGCCTGCGCGCCGCCGGGGTGCGCACCGCCTGGCTCGCCTGCGCCATCGGCAATGCCCGCGCCGCGCGGTTCTACGAGAAATCGGGCTGGACCCTCAGAGGCCGGTCCCTCGTCGACCTCTCCGCATCCGACTACGCCTTCCCGCTCGAGGTCCTGCGCTACGAGAAGCGGCTCGCCTGA
- a CDS encoding SDR family NAD(P)-dependent oxidoreductase has translation MRAIIIGATSGIGEGLAKKMLAEGWQVGVTGRRIELLEAMAATAPDRVFAERMDVTDPVAAEAGLAALIERMGGADMIVVSSGIGRLNKALETGPELETIDVNVVGFTHMALAAIRHFEGAGAGHLVIISSIASRRGDGAAPAYNASKAYQASYAQGLRKRVARKGLPITVTDVQPGFVDTAIVQGKVFWLQPVEKAVDQIWAGMQARRSRVTVTKRWRFVAWAMQRAPERLWHKV, from the coding sequence ATGCGGGCGATCATCATCGGGGCGACGAGCGGCATCGGCGAGGGACTGGCGAAGAAGATGCTGGCCGAGGGCTGGCAGGTCGGCGTCACCGGGCGCCGGATCGAGCTGCTCGAGGCGATGGCCGCGACCGCGCCCGACCGGGTCTTTGCCGAGCGGATGGACGTGACCGATCCGGTGGCCGCCGAGGCGGGGCTCGCCGCGCTCATCGAACGGATGGGCGGGGCGGACATGATCGTCGTCTCCTCCGGCATCGGGCGCCTCAACAAGGCGCTGGAGACCGGGCCGGAGCTCGAGACCATCGACGTCAACGTGGTGGGCTTCACCCACATGGCGCTCGCCGCGATCCGGCATTTCGAGGGGGCGGGAGCCGGGCACCTCGTCATCATCTCCTCGATCGCGTCGCGGCGCGGGGACGGGGCGGCACCGGCCTACAATGCCTCGAAAGCCTACCAGGCGAGCTACGCGCAGGGCCTGCGCAAGCGGGTTGCACGAAAGGGGCTGCCGATCACGGTGACGGACGTGCAGCCGGGCTTCGTCGATACGGCGATCGTGCAGGGCAAGGTCTTCTGGCTGCAACCGGTCGAGAAGGCGGTGGACCAGATCTGGGCGGGGATGCAGGCCAGGCGCAGCCGGGTCACGGTGACTAAGCGCTGGCGCTTTGTCGCCTGGGCAATGCAGCGCGCGCCGGAGCGGCTGTGGCACAAGGTGTGA
- a CDS encoding DMT family transporter, whose protein sequence is MTTAPATMRRDTLLAWGAVAVTLTIWASYLIVTRAAAAAQLGPVDVGILRFLPAALLFAPIWLRRSPIPPFATWREVVTVALTGGFAFVFLLSWGLQYAPVADSGVFAPSMLPLYVALLSFFVLGERFSRLRVIGFALILAGALGVGGWEALTNAASGSWRGHLLISAAAFLWACYTIAYRRSGIAPLDAAAMICFWSALAFIAMSFVMPLGLTTAPPDVLALQIVMQGVLSGFVSTFTYGYALSKLAPSRVAACAALVPVMAAIGGWLFLGEPVGIVKSIGIAIVATGVLLASGAIAGRAPWMPGRMG, encoded by the coding sequence ATGACCACCGCCCCCGCAACGATGCGCCGCGACACCCTGCTCGCCTGGGGCGCCGTCGCCGTCACGCTCACGATCTGGGCAAGCTATCTCATCGTTACCCGCGCGGCGGCCGCCGCACAGCTCGGGCCGGTGGACGTCGGCATCCTTCGCTTCCTGCCCGCGGCGCTGCTCTTCGCCCCGATCTGGCTGCGCCGCTCCCCGATCCCGCCCTTCGCCACCTGGCGCGAGGTCGTCACGGTGGCACTGACGGGAGGTTTCGCCTTCGTCTTCCTGCTGAGCTGGGGGCTGCAATATGCGCCGGTCGCCGATTCGGGTGTCTTCGCCCCCTCGATGCTGCCGCTCTACGTCGCGCTCCTCAGCTTCTTCGTGCTGGGCGAGCGCTTCTCCCGCCTCCGCGTCATCGGCTTTGCCCTGATCCTGGCCGGAGCGCTCGGTGTCGGCGGGTGGGAGGCGCTGACGAATGCCGCCTCCGGAAGCTGGCGCGGGCACCTGCTGATCTCGGCCGCCGCGTTCCTCTGGGCCTGCTACACCATTGCCTATCGCCGCAGCGGGATCGCGCCGCTGGATGCGGCCGCCATGATCTGCTTCTGGTCGGCATTGGCGTTCATCGCGATGTCCTTCGTCATGCCACTGGGGCTCACGACGGCGCCGCCGGACGTATTGGCACTCCAGATCGTCATGCAGGGGGTGCTGTCCGGCTTCGTCTCGACCTTCACCTACGGCTATGCGCTGTCGAAGCTCGCCCCGAGCCGGGTCGCGGCCTGCGCGGCGTTGGTGCCGGTCATGGCTGCGATCGGCGGCTGGCTCTTCCTCGGCGAGCCCGTCGGCATCGTGAAGTCCATCGGCATCGCAATCGTCGCCACCGGCGTTCTGCTCGCCTCCGGCGCCATCGCGGGTCGCGCGCCCTGGATGCCGGGTCGGATGGGCTGA
- the aroB gene encoding 3-dehydroquinate synthase: protein MIRETVEVGLGARSYDIEIGPGLLAEAGERIAPLLKRPRVAVLTEQRVAGLHLEALEASLARAGIEQVSLALPPGEATKGWAGLERAVEWLLAQKVERDDLVVAFGGGVIGDLGGFAAAILRRGVGFVQVPTTLLAQVDSAVGGKTGINSVRGKNLIGAFHQPRLVLADTDLLGTLPKRDFLAGYGEVVKYGLLGDAAFFEWLETQGPGLAAGDVAARARAVRRSCEMKAEIVARDETERGDRALLNLGHTFGHALEAATGYSDRLLHGEGVAVGCLLAFQLSARLGLCAQELPGRLALHLRTMGMKSSLADVPGALPDADGLLELMAQDKKVQAGRITFILARAIGEAFVARDVDMDVVRGLLVEELAAR from the coding sequence ATGATCCGCGAAACGGTCGAGGTGGGGCTCGGCGCGCGCAGCTACGATATCGAGATCGGACCGGGCCTTCTGGCCGAAGCGGGCGAGCGGATCGCACCGCTTCTGAAGCGTCCGCGCGTAGCGGTGCTGACCGAACAGCGGGTCGCGGGCCTGCATCTGGAAGCGTTGGAGGCGAGCCTCGCGCGGGCCGGCATCGAGCAGGTCTCGCTGGCGCTGCCGCCCGGCGAGGCGACGAAGGGCTGGGCCGGGCTGGAGCGCGCGGTGGAATGGCTTCTGGCGCAGAAGGTGGAGCGTGATGATCTCGTCGTAGCCTTCGGCGGCGGGGTGATCGGCGATCTCGGCGGCTTCGCGGCCGCGATCCTGCGGCGGGGCGTCGGCTTCGTTCAGGTGCCGACAACGCTGCTCGCCCAGGTGGATTCGGCGGTGGGTGGCAAGACTGGCATCAACTCGGTGCGCGGCAAGAACCTCATTGGGGCGTTTCACCAGCCGCGGCTGGTGCTCGCAGATACGGATCTGCTGGGGACCTTGCCGAAGCGCGATTTCCTCGCAGGCTATGGCGAGGTGGTGAAGTACGGGCTGCTGGGCGACGCCGCCTTCTTCGAATGGCTGGAGACGCAGGGGCCGGGCCTCGCCGCCGGAGATGTCGCGGCGCGGGCGCGGGCGGTGCGCCGGTCCTGCGAGATGAAAGCGGAGATCGTGGCGCGCGACGAGACGGAGCGCGGGGATCGGGCGCTCCTCAACCTGGGCCACACCTTCGGGCACGCGCTGGAGGCCGCGACGGGTTACTCGGACCGGCTGCTCCACGGCGAGGGGGTGGCGGTGGGCTGCCTTCTGGCCTTCCAGCTCTCGGCCCGGCTGGGGCTCTGCGCGCAGGAGCTGCCGGGGCGCCTAGCGCTGCATCTGCGCACGATGGGCATGAAGTCGTCGCTGGCGGATGTGCCGGGCGCGCTGCCCGATGCGGACGGGCTGCTGGAGCTGATGGCGCAGGATAAGAAGGTGCAGGCCGGGCGCATCACCTTCATCCTCGCACGCGCGATCGGTGAGGCGTTCGTCGCGCGGGATGTCGACATGGACGTGGTCCGGGGCCTGCTGGTGGAGGAGTTGGCTGCGCGGTAG
- a CDS encoding shikimate kinase, whose protein sequence is MTGDQDDTAPARSIVLIGLMGAGKTSVGRRLAARLGLPFVDSDAEIEEAAGQSIPQIFETLGEPAFRDGERRVIARLLAGPPSVIATGGGAWMDAETRALVREGATSVWLKATVATLAGRVKDKPGRPLLHGKDVHAVLTQLAEQRYPVYAEADLTVQSRSGMAHDEMVRRILEGLEQLEEGQ, encoded by the coding sequence ATGACAGGAGATCAGGACGACACGGCGCCGGCGCGCTCCATCGTCCTGATCGGGCTGATGGGGGCCGGCAAGACGAGCGTCGGCCGCAGGCTCGCCGCACGGCTCGGCCTGCCTTTCGTGGACAGCGATGCGGAGATCGAGGAGGCGGCGGGCCAGAGCATCCCGCAGATCTTCGAGACCCTGGGCGAGCCCGCCTTTCGCGACGGTGAGCGCCGGGTGATCGCACGGCTGCTCGCCGGGCCACCGTCCGTCATTGCCACAGGCGGCGGGGCCTGGATGGATGCCGAGACCCGCGCGCTGGTCCGGGAGGGGGCGACGTCCGTCTGGCTGAAGGCGACCGTCGCGACGCTCGCCGGCCGGGTGAAGGACAAGCCGGGGCGGCCCCTGCTGCACGGCAAGGATGTGCACGCCGTGCTCACGCAACTGGCGGAGCAGCGTTATCCGGTCTATGCCGAGGCCGATCTGACGGTGCAGTCGCGGTCCGGGATGGCCCATGACGAGATGGTCCGGCGCATCTTGGAGGGGCTGGAGCAACTGGAGGAGGGGCAATGA
- a CDS encoding site-specific tyrosine recombinase XerD, whose protein sequence is MSVTGTAERWLPAFLDALRAERDASDNTLAAYARDIGLFIEHMGHRPAAEATRADIEAWIAALEAEGLATTTRARRLSAIRQFFRFAQAEGWREDDPAALIRGPTKPRTLPGTLTLGEVDRLLAAARTHGRTEAERLRNTALLEMLYATGLRVTELVSLPVAAVRGRPRMILVKGKGGRDRMVPLSEDAQDALTAWLEARDAAEDARPRGTPPSRFLFPSRSKAGHLTRVSFFLMLKQIAVEAGLSPGKISPHKLRHAFATHLLQGGADLRAIQMLLGHADISTTEIYTHVLDERLKELVLEKHPLA, encoded by the coding sequence ATGAGCGTCACCGGCACCGCCGAGCGCTGGTTGCCGGCCTTCCTCGATGCGCTCCGGGCCGAGCGCGACGCCTCCGACAACACGCTCGCCGCCTATGCCCGCGACATCGGCCTCTTCATCGAGCATATGGGCCACCGCCCCGCCGCCGAGGCCACCCGCGCTGATATCGAAGCCTGGATCGCCGCGCTGGAGGCCGAGGGCCTCGCCACCACCACCCGCGCCCGGCGGCTCTCTGCCATCCGTCAGTTCTTCCGCTTCGCCCAAGCCGAGGGCTGGCGGGAGGACGACCCGGCGGCCCTGATCCGCGGTCCGACGAAGCCCCGCACCCTGCCCGGAACCCTGACGCTGGGCGAGGTCGACCGCCTGCTCGCGGCTGCCCGCACCCACGGCCGGACCGAGGCCGAGCGGCTGCGCAACACAGCACTCCTCGAAATGCTCTACGCCACCGGCCTGCGCGTGACGGAACTCGTCTCGCTCCCCGTCGCCGCGGTCCGGGGCCGCCCGCGCATGATCCTCGTCAAGGGCAAGGGCGGCCGCGACCGCATGGTGCCGCTGTCCGAGGACGCGCAGGACGCGCTGACCGCCTGGCTCGAGGCCCGCGACGCCGCCGAAGACGCCCGCCCCCGCGGAACGCCGCCCTCGCGCTTCCTGTTTCCCTCACGGTCGAAGGCCGGGCACCTCACCCGCGTCAGCTTCTTCCTAATGCTCAAGCAGATCGCGGTGGAGGCGGGCCTGAGCCCCGGGAAGATCAGCCCTCACAAGCTCCGCCACGCCTTCGCCACGCACCTGCTGCAAGGCGGCGCCGACCTGCGCGCCATCCAGATGCTCTTGGGCCACGCCGACATCTCTACGACGGAGATCTACACGCACGTCCTTGACGAGCGGCTGAAGGAACTGGTGTTGGAGAAGCATCCGCTGGCTTGA
- the parE gene encoding DNA topoisomerase IV subunit B, translating into MADDLFNDDAQSYDASAIEVLEGLEPVRKRPGMYIGGTDERALHHLVAEVLDNSMDEAVAGHASRIEVELHADHSVTIRDNGRGIPIDPHPRFPDKSALEVILCTLHAGGKFSGKAYQTSGGLHGVGISVVNALSDHVRVEVARNRELFAQEFSRGLPQGPVEKIGPAPNRRGTSVTFHPDAEIFGASARLKPARLLKMVRSKAYLFSGVEIRWKTAVPADDVPDEATFKFPGGLADYLKEILEGAATYAETPFAGRVDFQERFNQPGSVEWAINWTPARDAFTSSYCNTVPTPEGGTHVAGFWAALTKGIRAYGELANNRKAAQITREDVMAGASTLLSVFIAEPEFVGQTKDRLATTEAQRLVETAVRDRFDTWLAADPKSAGAILDYLVLKAEERLRRKQEKETARKSATKKLRLPGKLVDCSTNTRDGTEIFLVEGDSAGGSAKMARNRKTQALLPLRGKILNVMGAASAKLSTNQEISDLTQALGTGLGTRFNLDDLRYDKVIIMTDADVDGAHIAALLMTFFFTQMRPLIDGGHLYLAAPPLYRLKQGAISVYARDDAEKDALLEKGLGGRGKIDISRFKGLGEMDAKDLKETTMDPARRTLIKVTVDEDAPGETGGLVERLMGKKPELRFQYIQENARFVEDVDV; encoded by the coding sequence TTGGCCGACGATCTCTTCAACGACGACGCGCAATCCTATGATGCCTCCGCCATCGAGGTGCTGGAGGGGCTGGAGCCCGTCCGCAAGCGCCCCGGAATGTACATCGGCGGTACTGACGAGCGGGCGCTGCACCACCTGGTGGCCGAAGTCCTCGACAACTCGATGGACGAGGCGGTGGCGGGCCATGCCTCCCGCATCGAGGTGGAGCTGCACGCCGATCACTCCGTCACCATCCGCGACAACGGCCGCGGCATTCCGATCGACCCGCATCCCCGCTTTCCGGACAAGTCGGCGCTGGAGGTGATCCTCTGCACCCTGCACGCGGGCGGCAAGTTCTCAGGCAAGGCCTACCAGACCTCCGGCGGCCTGCACGGCGTCGGCATCTCGGTGGTCAACGCCCTCTCCGACCATGTCCGCGTCGAGGTGGCCCGCAACCGCGAGCTCTTCGCACAGGAGTTCTCCCGCGGGCTGCCGCAAGGTCCGGTGGAGAAGATCGGCCCCGCCCCCAACCGCCGCGGCACCTCCGTCACCTTCCACCCGGATGCGGAGATCTTCGGCGCATCCGCCCGGCTGAAGCCCGCGCGCCTCCTCAAGATGGTCCGCTCCAAGGCCTACCTCTTCAGCGGCGTCGAGATCCGGTGGAAGACCGCCGTGCCCGCCGACGACGTGCCGGACGAGGCCACGTTCAAGTTCCCCGGCGGCCTCGCGGACTACCTCAAGGAAATCCTGGAAGGTGCTGCCACATATGCCGAAACCCCCTTCGCGGGCCGTGTCGATTTTCAGGAGCGGTTCAACCAGCCCGGCTCCGTCGAGTGGGCAATCAACTGGACGCCCGCGCGCGACGCCTTCACCTCGTCCTACTGCAACACCGTGCCCACGCCCGAGGGCGGCACGCACGTGGCGGGCTTCTGGGCCGCGCTGACCAAGGGCATCCGCGCCTACGGTGAGCTTGCCAACAACCGCAAGGCCGCGCAGATCACGCGGGAGGACGTGATGGCCGGTGCCTCCACCCTCCTCTCCGTCTTCATCGCCGAGCCGGAATTCGTGGGCCAGACCAAGGACCGGCTCGCCACCACCGAGGCGCAGCGCCTCGTGGAGACCGCCGTCCGCGACCGCTTCGACACCTGGCTCGCCGCCGATCCGAAATCCGCGGGCGCCATCCTCGACTACCTCGTGCTCAAGGCCGAGGAGCGCCTGCGCCGCAAGCAGGAGAAGGAGACGGCCCGCAAGTCCGCCACCAAGAAACTCCGCCTGCCCGGCAAGCTCGTCGACTGCTCCACCAACACCCGCGACGGGACGGAGATCTTCCTGGTCGAGGGCGATTCAGCGGGCGGCTCCGCCAAGATGGCGCGCAACCGCAAGACCCAGGCGCTGCTGCCCCTGCGCGGCAAGATCCTCAACGTGATGGGGGCCGCCTCCGCCAAGCTCTCCACCAACCAGGAGATCAGCGACCTGACGCAGGCGCTCGGCACCGGGTTGGGGACCAGGTTCAACCTCGACGACCTGCGCTACGACAAGGTCATCATCATGACCGACGCGGATGTGGACGGCGCGCATATCGCGGCCCTCCTCATGACCTTCTTCTTCACCCAGATGCGGCCCCTGATCGACGGCGGCCACCTCTACCTCGCCGCCCCGCCGCTCTACCGCCTCAAGCAGGGCGCGATCAGCGTCTACGCCCGCGACGATGCGGAGAAGGACGCCCTCTTGGAAAAGGGCCTCGGCGGCCGCGGCAAGATCGACATCTCCCGCTTCAAGGGCCTGGGCGAGATGGACGCGAAGGACCTCAAGGAGACCACGATGGACCCCGCCCGCCGCACGCTCATCAAGGTGACGGTGGATGAGGACGCCCCCGGAGAGACCGGCGGCCTGGTCGAGCGCCTGATGGGCAAGAAGCCAGAATTGCGCTTCCAGTACATCCAGGAGAACGCTAGGTTCGTGGAGGATGTGGATGTTTGA
- a CDS encoding Pycsar system effector family protein has protein sequence MFDRVVAAEKNLQRQIDFVARADHKLEIALGALIVIGSALFFAIKNIWSASSFIPPVLLFSTFCLIVSILLWLSAYNPRLAGAKGSLIFFDHIAGLSRTEFIKNWKMLTEENYEEDLLNQIFVNSQIARIRYKLLRRILLWGIVSAATLLVGFSISFW, from the coding sequence ATGTTTGACCGGGTTGTTGCCGCCGAAAAAAACCTTCAGAGACAGATTGATTTCGTTGCCCGCGCAGATCATAAACTTGAGATAGCGCTTGGTGCACTTATTGTAATTGGAAGCGCGCTCTTCTTTGCTATAAAAAATATTTGGAGCGCAAGCTCATTTATTCCACCAGTTTTGTTATTTAGTACGTTCTGCTTGATTGTATCTATCTTGCTGTGGCTTTCGGCATACAATCCAAGACTAGCGGGCGCCAAGGGGTCTTTAATTTTCTTTGACCACATCGCTGGTCTGAGCCGTACTGAATTCATCAAAAACTGGAAGATGCTGACAGAGGAAAATTACGAAGAAGATCTTTTAAATCAGATTTTTGTTAATTCGCAGATTGCAAGGATTAGGTATAAACTGCTACGTCGTATTTTACTCTGGGGCATCGTATCGGCAGCCACACTTCTAGTGGGTTTTTCAATATCATTCTGGTGA
- a CDS encoding adenylate/guanylate cyclase domain-containing protein, with product MTIDYDARVRAIISQSWDNREIKDMPNSQSVALAGGAVDLEAAYFYADLANSSRMIESYDRRVAAKLLKCFLDASVNLIKAEVGKVVSFDGDRVLGVFVGNDAATRAARAALKLNYVQSEIIIPRFNQHYVSVQRSSLKISHCVGIDFGRVWIVRAGARGQNDLVSIGKPANFAAKLSDVRAGTYRTYISNEAYLRLDDGVRFGGNPRRNMWEAAHEEYVGTLQPVYRSTWRWKP from the coding sequence ATGACCATCGACTATGATGCTCGCGTACGAGCAATTATATCTCAGAGTTGGGATAATCGAGAGATCAAAGATATGCCTAACTCGCAGAGTGTTGCACTTGCGGGTGGTGCTGTTGATCTTGAAGCTGCGTATTTTTATGCTGACCTTGCTAATTCATCTAGAATGATCGAGTCGTATGATCGAAGAGTGGCTGCAAAACTTCTCAAATGCTTCCTAGATGCTTCAGTTAACTTGATCAAGGCTGAGGTAGGCAAAGTTGTAAGCTTTGACGGAGATCGCGTTCTTGGTGTTTTTGTTGGCAATGATGCCGCAACACGCGCCGCTCGCGCCGCTTTGAAGCTTAACTATGTTCAATCTGAAATAATAATTCCTCGATTCAATCAGCATTATGTAAGTGTACAGCGCTCAAGCTTAAAAATCAGCCACTGCGTCGGTATCGACTTTGGCCGAGTTTGGATCGTTCGCGCAGGTGCTCGCGGCCAGAATGATTTGGTCTCGATAGGTAAACCAGCGAACTTTGCTGCCAAACTGTCAGATGTACGCGCCGGTACTTATCGAACGTACATTAGCAACGAAGCTTATCTTCGCCTTGATGATGGAGTACGTTTTGGGGGAAATCCTAGAAGGAATATGTGGGAGGCTGCCCATGAAGAATACGTTGGCACACTACAACCCGTGTATCGCTCCACCTGGCGCTGGAAGCCATAA
- a CDS encoding ABC-F family ATP-binding cassette domain-containing protein yields MAQPPILTLTDIALTFGGDPLFSGLSLAIHPGERICLVGRNGSGKSTLMKVMEGRGEADGGERFVQPGATVSYMEQDPDFAGFSTLGEFASADLEPGAEWRVEAVAEGLKLALDQDPAQASGGERRRAALARLLASEPDLMLLDEPTNHLDIQAIAWLEEHLKSTRSAYVLISHDRAFLRALTRTTLWVDRGEVRRLDRGFEAFEDWRDKVFEEEDLQRHKLDRLIKEEARWAVEGISARRKRNQGRVRRLGELREERAGQIRRQGTAAMEFRSSGKSGRLVVEATGIAKRYDETVIVRDFSIRVMRGERLALVGPNGAGKTTLLKMLIGLEKPDSGELRLGTGLASVFLDQNRAALDPESSLWEALTGDPEIGVSGRADQVMVRGTPRHVVGYLKDFLFTDQQVRSPVKALSGGERARLLLAKLMARDSNLLVLDEPTNDLDVETLDLLQELVSDYDGTVILVSHDRDFLDRVATTTVLMEGDGRATVYAGGWSDMLSQGGKPAYEKRAQPVHQAYANGKTQVSGRSSDRGPRMTLEQPEEPKANPVKVAALEAEMEKLAAEIAKLEDFLADPELFTREPVKFEKATAGLVERQERLAAVEEEWLEASA; encoded by the coding sequence ATGGCACAGCCCCCGATCCTGACCCTCACCGACATCGCGCTGACCTTCGGCGGCGATCCCCTCTTCTCCGGCCTGTCGCTCGCCATCCATCCGGGCGAGCGTATCTGCCTCGTGGGCCGCAACGGCTCCGGCAAGTCCACGCTGATGAAGGTGATGGAGGGCCGGGGGGAGGCCGATGGCGGCGAGCGCTTCGTGCAGCCCGGCGCCACCGTCAGCTACATGGAGCAGGATCCCGATTTCGCGGGCTTTTCGACGCTCGGCGAGTTCGCGAGCGCTGATCTGGAGCCCGGGGCCGAATGGCGCGTCGAGGCGGTGGCCGAGGGGCTCAAGCTGGCGCTGGATCAGGACCCCGCACAGGCGTCCGGCGGGGAGCGGCGGCGCGCGGCGCTCGCCCGGCTGCTGGCGTCCGAGCCCGACTTGATGCTGCTCGACGAGCCCACCAACCACCTCGACATCCAGGCGATCGCGTGGCTGGAAGAGCACCTGAAATCAACGCGTTCCGCCTATGTGCTGATCTCCCACGACCGGGCGTTCCTGCGCGCGCTCACTCGCACCACGCTCTGGGTCGATCGCGGCGAGGTCCGTCGCCTCGACCGCGGGTTCGAGGCGTTCGAGGACTGGCGCGACAAGGTCTTCGAGGAGGAGGACCTGCAACGCCACAAGCTCGACCGCCTCATCAAGGAGGAGGCCCGCTGGGCCGTCGAGGGCATCTCCGCCCGGCGCAAGCGCAACCAGGGGCGCGTGCGGCGGCTGGGGGAGCTGCGGGAGGAGCGCGCGGGCCAGATCCGGCGGCAGGGGACGGCGGCGATGGAGTTTCGCTCGTCGGGCAAATCCGGGCGGCTGGTGGTCGAGGCGACGGGGATCGCGAAGCGGTATGACGAGACGGTCATCGTCCGCGACTTCTCCATCCGGGTGATGCGCGGAGAGCGGCTGGCGCTGGTCGGGCCCAATGGCGCGGGCAAGACGACGCTGCTCAAGATGCTGATCGGGCTGGAAAAACCGGACTCCGGCGAGCTGCGCCTCGGCACCGGTCTGGCGTCGGTCTTCCTCGATCAGAACCGGGCGGCGCTGGATCCCGAGAGCTCGCTTTGGGAGGCGCTGACCGGGGATCCGGAGATCGGGGTGTCGGGGCGGGCGGATCAGGTGATGGTGCGCGGCACGCCCCGGCATGTCGTGGGCTATCTCAAGGATTTTCTGTTTACGGATCAGCAGGTTAGATCGCCGGTCAAGGCGCTGTCCGGGGGGGAGCGGGCGCGGCTGCTGCTCGCGAAGCTGATGGCGCGGGACTCGAACCTGCTGGTGCTCGACGAGCCGACCAACGATCTGGATGTGGAGACGCTGGACCTGCTGCAGGAGCTCGTAAGTGATTACGATGGAACGGTAATCCTCGTCAGCCACGATCGTGATTTCCTCGACAGGGTGGCCACGACCACCGTGCTGATGGAGGGGGACGGGCGCGCCACGGTCTATGCCGGCGGGTGGTCCGATATGCTAAGCCAGGGCGGAAAACCGGCGTATGAAAAGCGTGCACAACCCGTGCACCAGGCGTATGCCAACGGAAAGACTCAGGTGTCCGGGAGATCCTCGGATCGGGGTCCGAGGATGACGCTGGAGCAACCTGAGGAGCCCAAGGCGAACCCGGTGAAGGTCGCAGCCCTCGAGGCGGAGATGGAGAAGCTCGCGGCGGAGATCGCGAAGCTTGAGGACTTCCTCGCCGATCCGGAGCTCTTCACTCGCGAACCGGTCAAGTTCGAGAAGGCCACCGCCGGCCTCGTCGAGCGGCAGGAACGCCTCGCCGCGGTCGAGGAGGAATGGCTGGAGGCGAGCGCGTGA